The Ziziphus jujuba cultivar Dongzao chromosome 1, ASM3175591v1 genome segment CATATTCAATTAATCTTATCAGCTACAACTTAAAAAAGAGAGTCTAGCAAAGCATATGTCATGCTTTGTCCCTAAATCACCCACAGAACCTTCTTATTTAACGTATatatattccatatttggatggTTGGTAATTGCTTGGACCCATTATAATTGTTTCTCTTCCATTATTTCTTCTAATCTCTCGTCATCTCAATATGTGGACCATATCAAGCTATTTGATATTGACATGAAACTTTTACAATTCAATTTCTACATGtcatactttgttttttttggggacataCGTTAACTTCGTAGATGAGGTAGAATCTAGGATCTCAAAATTAACATAAGAGGTCGTTACTATCTGGCTAGCTATATCCGAAGGGACAATTTATTCTACATTTCCTAGTAGTGTCTAAAAAGGGtcttcaaaacaaaaagaaaaatcatagtTTGAGGCGTGCTACTAGTACTTTagcatcaatttcaaatccaaggTTACCTTCCCATGCCATAACAAGTTACTCTTTGTTAGATCATTCGAAGATTAAAAAGTACAGAAAAGCTGGAAGTTGGCATGTGAACCCCAACTATAAACTAACTAAACTTTCCTTAAGTTTCATTCTTTCTATCTTTAAAAATTATGGCAAAAACCTATATATTATGGGTTTTTGGCACTAATACcctttatattttcattattttcacaTTTTATCCTTTATGATGTTAAATTAGTATCATCTTTTTAAGTTTGTAATCGGTATAGTATCAATTCAAAACCTTTAtcctataactttttaactattaaaattattaaaatgcatGTGTATTGTAAGTGAGAAGATTCTCCTTAtatggaaagaaaattttgcCGAGTGTGAAATTTTGGATTGATGCTCACTATTTACAAACTTTTAGAGAGTGGGAGATTTGTGCTAATTGGAAAAACGTTGAAACTATTGGGTCATTGCTCACATAACCCATATATAAAAGCCTAATTAATCAAAAAGGGTTTGATGGACCCTCACACCCTCAACTTTCCACATTAACCACACTCTCAAAAGCATGCCACCTAACAATAAGTAGCCCTATAGAGGAAATTATTAAAGGTTCACTTATGACTTATCATAATCACTAGCTCGATTAACCATATTAATGTTCCCCTTTTGGCTTCCTACCTTCTCCTAATTCATCTAATATATGTTCTAAATGTTAGACACAATGATGTATAGCATGACCCACTTGCCAATTGTgcttaaatgattatttttgcaCAAATTTCCATCAAAGCTCTGATTTCATGCTCAAGGATGAAATCCTCCAGGCAATCAAAGAAGCAGCAGCTTCAACAGAGAGGATGCAGGGCCTTGTGCTGCAGTTGCAGGCTTAGCGTGTCTTCTTCGTCGGAGGAGGCAGAGAGCTCGAATTCTGACCGGTTCCCCTCGATATCAAGCCTAGCACATGCCATGGTTCAAGAAAGATTGGACCAAATGATTAGAGAAAGGCAGGAGGCAAGAAATAGTATTAATGCGGAGAGAAGAAGGCACAGAGGTACAGAGGGGACTAAGTTCGTAGTAATGGTTGCCATGGAAAAATGCTCGTATGATCCAAGAGAGGATTTTAAAGAATCCATGGTGGAAATGATAATTGCG includes the following:
- the LOC107415549 gene encoding probable transcription repressor OFP9 yields the protein MIIFAQISIKALISCSRMKSSRQSKKQQLQQRGCRALCCSCRLSVSSSSEEAESSNSDRFPSISSLAHAMVQERLDQMIRERQEARNSINAERRRHRGTEGTKFVVMVAMEKCSYDPREDFKESMVEMIIANRIQDPKDLRSLLNYYVSMNSEEYHGIILEVFHEVCTDLFLYCKCH